GTGGTCTTTTTCAAACAGATTTTGTTCTTCTGTCGTTGCAGCAGCTGGCAGTGTTGGACATGGTGTTATTAATGTGCGCTCTTCTCTGCAAACCCTGACCTTCAACCTACTGCGGGGGAAAGCCTGGCAGTAAAGGCTTAATAAGGTGAGGACTCTCCATCCAGCACCCAAATCAGCTACCTTCTCATGTCATGTTGAGGTGTTTTGGCTAATGAGGAACCCAGAGATGCCCGTTACAGCATGAAAGAGCCCTGGGCAAGGCGCATGCCCGAATTAAACCAAGCACATCTTCACTTTCATTATTCCATATCGCTCCTTTGGAGGATGATCGCAGCTTGCTGATTTGCTGAACCCACCACACTGCACCGTTGTCCCAGGTCATCCGGTGTCTAGTGGGAAAGTGGTCTTGAGATGGCAAGGGGTCCTGTTTAAAGAAACTCCTGGATTGTAGGATAAGAGGTTGCAAGCTACGCAGCCCACTGCCACCAATGGATGCCAAGTTACGCGAAGATCTGTTCCGCAGGTATGTGGTGTCTTTGGAGAATCGGCTTGAGGAGGGAGCCAGTGAAGGAGGAGGAGATAAGCAAGGAGCTAAGACTGAGGAGGCACTGATTTCTACTGCAACAGCACTGCTTGGCTCATACCAGCCCGATCCAGGGCAGCGCTTTCGCATGGTTCGGTTCTATGAAATGGCTGAGAACTCCCTGAGGACTCAGAGAAGCGCAAACTTGCGGACATTGGAGACGGCCTTTGCGACGCTGGAAACCATCTGTTCCAACTTGCTGCTCTTTCCTTGGAAGAAAGAGTTCCGTTGCATAAAGGTGAGTCAGCAGATTAAAggattaattgttttttttttcatggagcACAAAGGGAATGACGTTTCAGTAGGGCTGGacgattaatcaaaaataaatcgAAACCGAATGTAATTTTCCCATGTCggttatattgtttttttttattcctattAATACTTTCCCCTTAAAAGGATGCTTACGACGTGTGTAGTCGGTGCTATACTGACATGAATGACCATTTTGCTCGCATCTTTTGCAGCATTTGAGAggacattaaaacaatttttacttttacaCGCAGTGCCGCTCATTCATGTGAGTTCCGAAAcagtggaccaatcagaagacCCTGGAGGCGGGGCAAGCGTTGCGAGTTTTTGTTTACGGTAGCAGGTTGGCATGGCAAGTTTTGTATTTGAGGGCAACATGGTGGAGTAGGCATTCTGCACTGTgctgtatttaataaaaaattataaaaaacacaCAGTCTTGCAGTTTTAGATGCAAAgatgtgttctgtgtgaatggccagTAAGAACCTAGCGTAAATATAGCGTGACATGACAAGATCACTAAGATGGTGCCATGCTCTTTCTCTTCATCAGCAGTGTTCTATTtacattcattatttaaaacatttgttattatttatattataaggtattattttctacttttcacaatgcattatttaaaataatattaatttacaagAGAAAAGTTATCTTCTACTTTTCACAtgacaatatttaaaaagtaggcTATTTTGTTTACTGGTTATTGTCCTTTTTGTTTGCAAAAGTGAAACTATTTTATAGGAAACTTGCTTTTTACAATTAAACTggaatgtgatttatttattttttttatcgtaTTTATTTCAAGCAAGCTATGATTTTAATTGTTCGAAATATTCAACAAATAACCACAAAAAGTTTGTTtctttcagttattttaaaatcacaaagaTTAAGAAATCTGCACTCTTGTCATTAGAAAAACATATCCCACCTTTAATAGCTGagtatatttacagtacaagCCTTTAATGAACTATGAgggcaagaaagaaagaagaaaaaataatcaGAATCGAAGTAAAGTTTTCAGTTAATCGAGGTTTTGATTTTaggtcatatcgcccagccctacgtTTCAGTGAGACTGCACTGCATTCTGGGGATAATTATTCAGCTTTCTATTAAAACCTTTCTAGTTCGTGAAtgtgaaaaaattaattttatctttGCTTTTGACAGcgtaatgactttttttttttccactcttACAGACCTTCACGGGGCCGTACGTGTACCAGTTGCAGTCGGTGATATGCGACGCAGACTTGCGCTCGCTGCTGCGTTCCATGGGCTATTCAAGAGACCAGGAATTGCAGTACCATGTTAGGGACCATCCAGGCGGCGCCTCCCACCTCCGGCAGCTCGCCTTCGAACTGCTCCTCGCCCAGGCCGAATGCCGTCTGCTCGGCGAGGTGGTGTCCATGTCTCGGGGCTTTGCCTCGGAGCTGGAGGCCGTGGAGGTGAGGAGGAACACCAGAGAAGATGCGGCAGGGTGCGCTGACGCCCTCCGCCGACGAGACAGCCTCACAGGAGACTTGTCCCGCCTGTCGGTGCGGCCGGTGGACATCGACCGCGCCCACCTAAGGCGAAGCGGCCGGCCGTCCAAGTCGGTGGATGTAACAGACAGCGCAGGACACTGGCACCAAGCCAGCAAGCCAGTGCTGAAGGCCTCGCTCAGCCTGCGCAAAGAGCCATTGTTTGTCGACACGGAAGAAGACATGAAGGATGAAATCATCCGACCGAGCCCTTCGCTTTACCCTGTGGCGGCGCCGCCGTCTTACAGCCCAGTGGCTGACTTCTTCCCTATTCAGTCGCCCCAGTCTGAGCCATACTCCTACCACTTGTCCTCCCTGGATGAGGTGGACTTGTACACTGAACGGGGTCTGGGCGGCCACCAAACGCCCTCTAGACCGCCGAGCCGGGAGCCTCGAGAGTCCCGGGACAGCTGGGTTCTGAAGGGGCACGTGATGAAGTGCCAGGGCTGTGGCATGGGCTGCCCTTCGCTCTCCTCTTGCCAGAGGTGCGACATGATCTTGTGTTCGCCCTGCCATGCTGTGGAGCCAGCGCCTTGTTGCGGCTTCCAGGATTACACTAAAACGTCCCGCCCTTTGGATGGCTACATGCCAATCAAGGAGAAGTTGTCCGTCTACTCCAACGCTCACTCGCACACTCACCCTCACCCTCACCCGCTTCCCCACGCTCAGTCCCACTCGCTGTTGCTGGACAAAGCTGTGATGAGCGCCAAGCTGTTTCCCAGTAAAGCCGTGGGTTCGGGCAGCAGTCCGGTGGTCGGCTCGGTCAGCAgtggcagcagcagcagtgggGGTGAGCGGTTGGGTGTGGGCGGCTCCCGCTGTGGCTTTTGCAACAAGCCAGGGGCCTCTTACACCTGTGTGAACTGCTCCAAGGTGTCATGTGACACGTGCATGAGCCTCTACGCCAGCGATGTGTGCACCCGCAAATATCCTCATCATAACTTTGTGCCCAATCATCAACTCAATTTTAAATCCAGCACCATATCCCACCTCGTATATCGATAGACCAGAGACACAGCCGGCGCGCTGCAGTTGTGCACTACACCTCTATCGCGCTCTTTATCTCTGCTTTTACCACccctgattgttttttttatttatttttttatttaactctTCCTGCTTCCTTTCTCAGTTGGCAGTTGTTTGG
This sequence is a window from Onychostoma macrolepis isolate SWU-2019 chromosome 23, ASM1243209v1, whole genome shotgun sequence. Protein-coding genes within it:
- the spata2 gene encoding spermatogenesis-associated protein 2 isoform X2; its protein translation is MVRFYEMAENSLRTQRSANLRTLETAFATLETICSNLLLFPWKKEFRCIKTFTGPYVYQLQSVICDADLRSLLRSMGYSRDQELQYHVRDHPGGASHLRQLAFELLLAQAECRLLGEVVSMSRGFASELEAVEVRRNTREDAAGCADALRRRDSLTGDLSRLSVRPVDIDRAHLRRSGRPSKSVDVTDSAGHWHQASKPVLKASLSLRKEPLFVDTEEDMKDEIIRPSPSLYPVAAPPSYSPVADFFPIQSPQSEPYSYHLSSLDEVDLYTERGLGGHQTPSRPPSREPRESRDSWVLKGHVMKCQGCGMGCPSLSSCQRCDMILCSPCHAVEPAPCCGFQDYTKTSRPLDGYMPIKEKLSVYSNAHSHTHPHPHPLPHAQSHSLLLDKAVMSAKLFPSKAVGSGSSPVVGSVSSGSSSSGGERLGVGGSRCGFCNKPGASYTCVNCSKVSCDTCMSLYASDVCTRKYPHHNFVPNHQLNFKSSTISHLVYR
- the spata2 gene encoding spermatogenesis-associated protein 2 isoform X1; amino-acid sequence: MDAKLREDLFRRYVVSLENRLEEGASEGGGDKQGAKTEEALISTATALLGSYQPDPGQRFRMVRFYEMAENSLRTQRSANLRTLETAFATLETICSNLLLFPWKKEFRCIKTFTGPYVYQLQSVICDADLRSLLRSMGYSRDQELQYHVRDHPGGASHLRQLAFELLLAQAECRLLGEVVSMSRGFASELEAVEVRRNTREDAAGCADALRRRDSLTGDLSRLSVRPVDIDRAHLRRSGRPSKSVDVTDSAGHWHQASKPVLKASLSLRKEPLFVDTEEDMKDEIIRPSPSLYPVAAPPSYSPVADFFPIQSPQSEPYSYHLSSLDEVDLYTERGLGGHQTPSRPPSREPRESRDSWVLKGHVMKCQGCGMGCPSLSSCQRCDMILCSPCHAVEPAPCCGFQDYTKTSRPLDGYMPIKEKLSVYSNAHSHTHPHPHPLPHAQSHSLLLDKAVMSAKLFPSKAVGSGSSPVVGSVSSGSSSSGGERLGVGGSRCGFCNKPGASYTCVNCSKVSCDTCMSLYASDVCTRKYPHHNFVPNHQLNFKSSTISHLVYR